DNA from Asanoa sp. WMMD1127:
GGCGACGTCGAGCCGGCGCTTCTGGCCGCCGGAGAGGGTGTGCGTGCGGGCCCGGGCCTTCTCGGTCAGGCCGACGCGCTCGATCACCGCGGCCGGGTCGTCAGGAGAGGGATAGAAGCGCGCGAAGTGGCTGACCACCTCGCCGACGGTCAGGTCGTCGAACTCGCCCGTGCCCTGGAGCACGATGCCGACCCGCGACCGCCACGCCTTGTCGGCATGCTGGGGGTCGGCGCCGAGGACGCTCACGGTGCCGCCGTCGCGGTGCCGGTAGCCCTCCAGGATCTCGACCGTGGTGGTCTTGCCGGCGCCGTTGGGGCCGAGGAGCGCGAACACCTCGCCCCGGCGCACCGTCAGGTCGACGCCGGCCACCGCGACGTTGTCGCCGTAGGCCTTGCGCAGGCCATTCACCGCGATCGCGGGCTCCTCGTGCGTCATGACGGACATGATGCCCTTCGCGTTCACGATCGGGCGCCCCGGGTCAACTGGCTGTGGA
Protein-coding regions in this window:
- a CDS encoding ABC transporter ATP-binding protein; the encoded protein is MTHEEPAIAVNGLRKAYGDNVAVAGVDLTVRRGEVFALLGPNGAGKTTTVEILEGYRHRDGGTVSVLGADPQHADKAWRSRVGIVLQGTGEFDDLTVGEVVSHFARFYPSPDDPAAVIERVGLTEKARARTHTLSGGQKRRLDVALGIVGRPELLFLDEPTTGFDPEARREFWDLIRDLSAAGTTIVLTTHYLEEAEALADRLAVIAGGTLLAVSTPQALGDRQSAPATVSWRTPEGTVERKETSTPTALIAEIATGYGGEVPGLTVTRPTLEDVYLSMIGHR